The Coccidioides posadasii str. Silveira chromosome 3, complete sequence genome contains a region encoding:
- a CDS encoding uncharacterized protein (BUSCO:299583at4751~EggNog:ENOG410PH4C~COG:U~TransMembrane:1 (o81-104i)~BUSCO:7946at33183), whose protein sequence is MENLQAMQAAQSSSQQPVARAEQAPRKKPRDEKPRLLLMGLRRSGKSSISSVVFHKMPPNETLFLESTTRIQKDSIHSFMDFQIWDFPGQLEYLEPSFDLEELFSTLGALVWVIDAQDDYTDAVARLNRTILMIQQYYPHINIEVFIHKVDGLSEEFRSDIFQDIVQHITDELSDAGYENAPVHFYLTSIYDYSVFEAFSKVIQKLIPYLSTLENLINILANNCGMEKAYLFDVLSKIYIASDSRPVDMACYEMCSDYIDVIVDVSELYSWEHPDRKPLGPQVPEAESHVILHDGTMIHLMEMNKYLCLVSVIKNPEAKEVKGLIDMNCRTFQDALNEVFERKWERELDQERETRA, encoded by the exons ATGGAG AATTTACAGGCCATGCAAGCAGCACAGTCGTCCAGTCAGCAACCTGTCGCGCGCGCAGAGCAAGCTCCTCGCAAGAAGCCCCGCGATGAGAAACCCCGCTTGTTATTGATGGGATTGCGCAG GAGTGGAAAGTCCTCTATTTCAAGCGTTGTCTTCCACAAGATGCCGCCGAACGAGACCCTCTTTCTAGAGTCCACCACACGTATCCAGAAGGATTCAATCCA CTCGTTCATGGATTTCCAAATCTGGGATTTTCCTGGGCAGTTGGAGTACCTTGAACCATCCTTTGACCTGGAGGAGCTTTTCAGCACACTCGGTGCCCTGGTGTGGGTTATTGATGCCCAGGATGACTACACAGATGCAGTTGCTCGTTTGAATCGCACAATCCTAATGATCCAACAGTACTACCCACATATCAACATTGAAGTGTTCATCCATAAAGTTGATGGACTTTCTGAGGAGTTCCGTTCTGACATCTTTCAAGACATCGTTCAGCACATCACTGATGAACTTAGTGATGCTGGTTACGAGAATGCCCCTGTCCACTTTTACCTTACCTCTATTTATGATTATTCTGTTTTTGAGGCGTTCAGCAAGGTGATCCAGAAGCTGATTCCATATCTTTCGACACTCGAGAACCTCATCAACATCCTTGCCAACAACTGTGGTATGGAAAAAGCATATCTCTTTGATGTTCTGAGCAAGATCTACATCGCATCCGATTCGCGTCCGGTGGATATGGCTTGCTATGAAATGTGCTCCGATTATATTGATGTCATTGTGGACGTCAGCGAGTTGTACTCATGGGAGCACCCAGATCGCAAACCTTTGGGGCCCCAGGTTCCCGAGGCAGAAAGTCATGTCATCTTGCATGATGGCACTATGATTCACTTGATGGAGATGAATAA GTACTTGTGCCTGGTCTCTGTGATCAAGAACCCAGAAGCAAAGGAGGTGAAGGGGCTCATTGATATGAACTGTAGAACGTTCCAGGATGCCTTGAACGAGGTATTCGAAAGGAAATGGGAGCGGGAACTGGACCAAGAACGGGAGACAAGAGCTTGA
- a CDS encoding uncharacterized protein (EggNog:ENOG410PH4C~COG:U~BUSCO:7946at33183), with protein sequence MAPGDKHQTRASAPLPEKPCFSLLHISLPSALQRCNRRRVLSSVVSCFPDNLATRAPTPELHSLTRALRSFFLSVPLYPPLSFLSLFLSLPPVCLSVLSAYALFQYHYNLYSPFWANTRCVIMPLPTPRLTPRRHRSALKPGQERLVFSDSSILHGQPAIMKTRAQLSLEKNLQAMQAAQSSSQQPVARAEQAPRKKPRDEKPRLLLMGLRRSGKSSISSVVFHKMPPNETLFLESTTRIQKDSIHSFMDFQIWDFPGQLEYLEPSFDLEELFSTLGALVWVIDAQDDYTDAVARLNRTILMIQQYYPHINIEVFIHKVDGLSEEFRSDIFQDIVQHITDELSDAGYENAPVHFYLTSIYDYSVFEAFSKVIQKLIPYLSTLENLINILANNCGMEKAYLFDVLSKIYIASDSRPVDMACYEMCSDYIDVIVDVSELYSWEHPDRKPLGPQVPEAESHVILHDGTMIHLMEMNKYLCLVSVIKNPEAKEVKGLIDMNCRTFQDALNEVFERKWERELDQERETRA encoded by the exons ATGGCCCCAGGTGACAAGCATCAGACACGCGCTTCAGCCCCGTTACCCGAGAAGCCATGCTTTTCATTGCTTCATATCTCACTACCCTCAGCACTCCAGCGATGTAATCGCCGTCGGGTCCTTTCAAGCGTTGTTTCCTGCTTCCCGGACAACTTGGCCACGCGAGCTCCTACTCCAGAATTGCATTCTCTCACTCGTGCACTTCGCTCGTTTTTCCTCTCTGTTCCTCTCTATCCCCccctctcttttctctctctatttctcTCTCTACCTCCTGTGTGTCTTTCTGTTCTGTCTGCCTACGCACTTTTTCAATATCACTACAATCTTTATAGTCCATTCTGGGCCAACACTCGTTGCGTGATAATGCCTCTTCCTACCCCCAGACTCACCCCCAGGCGCCACCGTTCAGCTTTGAAGCCTGGACAGGAACGCTTGGTATTTTCGGACAGCAGTATTCTCCATGGCCAACCCGCTATCATGAAGACAAGGGCCCAGCTAAGTCTTGAGAAGAATTTACAGGCCATGCAAGCAGCACAGTCGTCCAGTCAGCAACCTGTCGCGCGCGCAGAGCAAGCTCCTCGCAAGAAGCCCCGCGATGAGAAACCCCGCTTGTTATTGATGGGATTGCGCAG GAGTGGAAAGTCCTCTATTTCAAGCGTTGTCTTCCACAAGATGCCGCCGAACGAGACCCTCTTTCTAGAGTCCACCACACGTATCCAGAAGGATTCAATCCA CTCGTTCATGGATTTCCAAATCTGGGATTTTCCTGGGCAGTTGGAGTACCTTGAACCATCCTTTGACCTGGAGGAGCTTTTCAGCACACTCGGTGCCCTGGTGTGGGTTATTGATGCCCAGGATGACTACACAGATGCAGTTGCTCGTTTGAATCGCACAATCCTAATGATCCAACAGTACTACCCACATATCAACATTGAAGTGTTCATCCATAAAGTTGATGGACTTTCTGAGGAGTTCCGTTCTGACATCTTTCAAGACATCGTTCAGCACATCACTGATGAACTTAGTGATGCTGGTTACGAGAATGCCCCTGTCCACTTTTACCTTACCTCTATTTATGATTATTCTGTTTTTGAGGCGTTCAGCAAGGTGATCCAGAAGCTGATTCCATATCTTTCGACACTCGAGAACCTCATCAACATCCTTGCCAACAACTGTGGTATGGAAAAAGCATATCTCTTTGATGTTCTGAGCAAGATCTACATCGCATCCGATTCGCGTCCGGTGGATATGGCTTGCTATGAAATGTGCTCCGATTATATTGATGTCATTGTGGACGTCAGCGAGTTGTACTCATGGGAGCACCCAGATCGCAAACCTTTGGGGCCCCAGGTTCCCGAGGCAGAAAGTCATGTCATCTTGCATGATGGCACTATGATTCACTTGATGGAGATGAATAA GTACTTGTGCCTGGTCTCTGTGATCAAGAACCCAGAAGCAAAGGAGGTGAAGGGGCTCATTGATATGAACTGTAGAACGTTCCAGGATGCCTTGAACGAGGTATTCGAAAGGAAATGGGAGCGGGAACTGGACCAAGAACGGGAGACAAGAGCTTGA
- a CDS encoding uncharacterized protein (EggNog:ENOG410PJXB~COG:S~TransMembrane:1 (o46-64i)~BUSCO:13812at33183) yields the protein MTDLRQRAKNRPLAEAGIDRQESSEPLRKQIRAYDEESNTISVLDIFRFLCLILIASLGLSYFLTGDSITWGFKPWFTRWSVLVRRLRGPVLLTPSELSLYNGTSPDLPIYISVNHTIYDVSASPHLYGPGGGYSFFAGRDATRAFITGCFQDDLTSDLSGVEEMFIPIEDDDESEAEQGMTRAEKKMRREREMREAKSMVEKQVKHWVQFYEKSHKYFSVGRVVTEDGGKIEENGGKKRELCDEAKKGRPKRSNLREEKEKKAKKKAN from the exons ATGACCGACCTACGGCAACGGGCCAAGAACCGGCCGCTGGCGGAGGCTGGGATCGACCGGCAAGAATCGTCCGAACCGCTCAGAAAGCAAATAAGAGCCTACGACGAAGAATCGAACACAATCAGTGTATTGGATATTTTTCGATTTTTATGTTTAATCTTAATTGCCTCACTTGGCTTATCATACTTCCTCACGGGCGATTCAATAACATGGGGCTTTAAGCCGTGGTTCACACGTTGGTCGGTGTTGGTCAGAAGGCTC CGCGGTCCCGTCCTTCTCACTCCCTCCGAGCTCTCGCTCTATAATGGAACTTCCCCAGATCTCCCGATCTACATCTCCGTCAACCACACCATCTACGACGTCTCCGCGTCCCCGCACCTCTACGGCCCAGGCGGAGGGTACTCTTTCTTCGCAGGGCGCGATGCAACGCGTGCGTTTATCACGGGGTGTTTTCAGGATGATTTGACGTCGGATTTATCCGGGGTTGAAGAAATGTTTATTCCCattgaagatgatgatgaatcCGAGGCGGAGCAGGGGATGACCAGGGCGGAAAAGAAGATgcggagagagagggaaatGAGGGAGGCGAAGAGCATGGTGGAGAAGCAGGTGAAGCATTGGGTGCAGTTTTATGAGAAGAGCCATAAGTACTTTTCCGTTGGGAGGGTGGTTACCGAGGACGGGGGAAAGATAGAAGAGAATggagggaaaaagagagagttATGTGACGAAGCTAAGAAGGGAAGGCCGAAGAGGTCAAACctgagagaagagaaggagaagaaggcaaagaagaaagcgaATTGA
- a CDS encoding 40S ribosomal protein eS25 (EggNog:ENOG410PQUS~COG:J~BUSCO:16993at33183), whose protein sequence is MSFGRKIIPHLQFRNIQQTWTDDLEVRVEHSVDNCNSSSSIMAPAASSGGKKQKKKWSKGKVKDKANHAVVLDKTTSEKLYKDVQSYRLITVATLVDRLKINGSLARKALADLEEKGQIKKVVGHSKMNIYTRAVTASE, encoded by the exons ATGAGCTTCGGCCGGAAGA TCATCCCCCACTTGCAATTTCGCAACATCCAACAAACCTGGACAGACGATCTTGAAGTTCGTGTTGAACATTCCGTCGACAACTGCAACTCAAGTTCATCCATCATG GCACCCGCAGCAAGCTCCGGCggcaagaagcagaagaagaagtggTCCAAGGGCAAAG TTAAGGACAAGGCCAACCACGCCGTCGTCCTCGATAAGACCACTTCGGAGAAACTCTACAAGGATGTGCAGTCGTACCGTCTCATCACCGTTGCCACCCTCGTCGATCGTCTAAAGATCAACGGCAGTTTGGCTCGCAAGGCTTTGGCTGATTTGGAGGAGAAGGGTCAGATCAAGAAGGTCGTCGGACACTCGAAGATGAACATTTACA CTCGTGCTGTCACCGCCAGCGAGTAA
- a CDS encoding uncharacterized protein (EggNog:ENOG410PQUS~COG:J~BUSCO:5295at33183): protein MSTSNNNAKYHSAIPAVISEDCRYVAVVNDRCLELHQTAQEDSLLRLIFLHDDIKGGLRFLQWSKPSCLAKSSIQRVLCASNAHISVFDPEDETWAAEIDAGEGTCFVHIEFTPSADEIICFLEFNVQAMVFNLKTGEQRIIKAPKFSGPNGYVFRPRSGHLALLLKVEGNDILSVHEPGTYGCIATATLQMVDVQGLKCSPNGAWIACWGASLAGTAVAIYTADGQYFRTYTGAGNEIGFGVKTIEWSPDSRILALGKQGGTIELINGKTFGLAMVLGDPMSVPIERNVYTENSSVVLEREYTLAPESPVFPFTYTIAAGTRTISALLFNPIGTMLATIDQGLPHIVWMWSIRNFTPHLIGALVQKSNIKHMLWSNEKPELLMTTNDDDVATVHQWICGRAPKIVPIPRADGGKYNASWVRDAGGLVWFGWHAGYTMGYPLGSGHSAEFRSVRSLGEERPSLSAIDFP, encoded by the exons ATGTCGACATCTAATAATAATGCCAAATACCACA GTGCTATTCCTGCTGTCATATCCGAGGATTGCCGGTATGTGGCCGTCGTGAACGACCGCTGTTTGGAACTACACCAGACTGCACAAGAAGACAGTTTGCTTCGCCTGATATTCTTGCATGATGATATTAAAGGTGGCCTGAGGTTTCTCCAATGGTCAAAACCCAGTTGCCTCGCTAAGAGCAGCATCCAGCGGGTCCTCTGCGCCAGCAACGCTCATATCTCGGTTTTTGATCCCGAGGATGAAACTTGGGCTGCTGAGATCGATGCTGGGGAAGGGACCTGCTTCGTCCACATCGAATTCACGCCAAGTGCAGATGAGATTATTTGTTTTCTGGAGTTCAATGTCCAAGCTATGGTTTTCAATTTGAAGACCGGTGAACAGCGTATTATCAAGGCCCCAAAGTTCTCAGGTCCGAATGGATATGTATTCCGCCCACGATCCGGACATCTAGCATTGCTTCTTAAAGTGGAAGGGAATGATATCTTGTCCGTCCATGAACCAGGGACTTACGGCTGTATTGCTACCGCCACTCTACAAATGGTCGATGTTCAGGGGCTAAAATGCAGCCCAAATGGAGCTTGGATCGCTTGTTGGGGTGCTTCTCTTGCAGGGACTGCAGTGGCTATTTACACCGCCGATGGGCAATATTTCAGAACGTATACTGGGGCTGGGAATGAGATTGGGTTTGGAGTGAAGACGATCGAATGGAGTCCTGACTCACGTATCTTGGCTCTTGGGAAGCAGGGAGGTACAATTGAATTGATCAATGGGAAGACT TTTGGCTTGGCGATGGTCCTTGGAGATCCGATGTCAGTGCCCATTGAGCGAAATGTTTATACGGAGAACAGCTCTGTTGTCTTGGAGCGAGAATACACCCTCGCTCCAGAGTCTCCGGTTTTTCCATTTACATATACCATCGCTGCTGGCACTCGGACCATCTCTGCCCTGTTGTTTAATCCTATAGGTACTATGCTTGCTACCATAGACCAGGGACTGCCACATATTGTCTGGATGTGGTCGATCCGAAACTTTACTCCACACCTGATAGGAGCTCTTGTTCAAAAGTCGAATATTAAACACATGCTCTGGAGCAATGAGAAGCCGGAGTTACTAATGACCACAAACGATGATGATGTCGCAACGGTGCACCAATGGATATGCGGACGTGCACCGAAGATAGTGCCAATACCCCGTGCGGATGGTGGAAAATACAATGCATCTTGGGTTAGAGATGCTGGTGGTTTGGTTTGGTTTGGCTGGCATGCTGGTTACACGATGGGATATCCTTTGGGATCAGGACATTCAGCGGAGTTTCGGTCAGTCAGAAGCCTGGGGGAAGAACGACCCTCATTATCAGCCATCGATTTTCCCTGA
- the GAP1_2 gene encoding glyceraldehyde-3-phosphate dehydrogenase 1 (EggNog:ENOG410PJCY~COG:E~TransMembrane:12 (i87-107o113-142i163-187o193-215i227-246o266-286i307-328o361-379i408-426o432-458i479-499o519-540i)), which translates to MGVEHKQGSGMIADAEAMRVASWDEGLQKQPEGSFAQRIINSFKRDPNAYISQPIRSNTEGFDAEGAAAATAASPLKRRLKSRHLQMIAIGGSIGTGLFVGSGRSLATGGPAAVVIAFCLIGIMLYATIHALGELAVMYPVAGAFAHYSTRFLDPAWGFAMGWNYAILWLTLLPLEIVAAAITVGYWEADVSPAAWVAMFYVLIVVINLFGVLGYGEAEFVFSIIKVIAVIGFIILGIVLNCGGGPNGDYIGGRFWHNPGAFNNGFKGLCSVFVTAAFTFGGGELVGLAAAETANPRKSIPTAVKQVFWRIVLFYIVSMVIVGLLVPYTDERLLNGSSTDVKASPFVIAISDAGIKGLDSVMNAVILISVLSVGNAAIYGSSRTLTALAEQHQAPAFLAYIDRKGRPLMSILVASCFGLLGFLAATPKQQEAFTWMLAISGLSSVFTWASICLAHIRFRRGWKTQGHSLDELPFRAQGGVITSWIGFIINCIVLVAQFWTGFAPIGYGELSHSERVKTWFSTYLAAPIVLTFYITYKLWYRTSIVHAKDMDLTTGRRDLNLQHLIAEEKAERESWPKWKRVYKAFC; encoded by the exons ATGGGCGTCGAACACAAGCAAGGAAGCGGGATGATCGCCGACGCGGAGGCGATGCGTGTCGCATCGTGGGACGAAGGCCTCCAAAAGCAACCAGAGGGTTCTTTTGCGCAACGCATCATCAATAGCTTCAAGAGGGATCCCAACGCCTATATCTCACAACCAATAAGGTCGAATACGGAAGGATTCGATGCCGAGGGCGCCGCGGCCGCGACGGCTGCGTCGCCGTTGAAACGGCGATTGAAGTCGAGACATCTGCAGATGATTGCCATTGGAGGCTCGATAG GAACGGGTCTTTTCGTCGGTTCCGGTAGATCATTGGCAACCGGAGGACCGGCTGCGGTTGTCATTGCTTTTTGTTTGATCGGCATCATGTTGTACGCAACTATCCATGCGCTCGGTGAACTGGCCGTCATGTATCCCGTTGCCGGAGCGTTTGCTCACTATTCGACGCGATTTCTGGACCCTGCATGGGGTTTCGCCATGGGTTGGAATTACGCGATCCTATGGCTTACCTTACTTCCTCTCGAGATCGTCGCAGCTGCTATCACCGTCGGCTACTGGGAAGCCGATGTATCTCCGGCTGCCTGGGTTGCTATGTTCTACGTGCTCATTGTCGTTATCAACTTGTTCGGTGTCCTTGGATACGGCGAGGCGGAATTCGTCTTCTCGATTATCAAAGTCATCGCTGTCATCGGGTTCAT CATTCTAGGTATTGTATTGAACTGTGGCGGTGGCCCGAACGGTGACTATATCGGCGGTAGGTTTTGGCATAATCCGGGTGCGTTCAACAATGGATTCAAAGGTCTGTGCAGCGTGTTCGTGACGGCTGCATTTACCTTTGGTGGTGGCGAACTGGTGGGTTTAGCTGCGGCCGAAACTGCAAATCCACGAAAATCTATCCCTACCGCGGTCAAGCAGGTATTCTGGCGTATTGTCTTGTTCTACATCGTGTCCATGGTCATCGTTGGCCTGCTTGTGCCGTACACTGACGAGAGATTGCTAAACGGTTCCTCTACTGATGTCAAAGCGTCGCCGTTCGTCATCGCAATCAGCGATGCTGGAATCAAAGGTCTTGACTCGGTGATGAATGCGGTTATCCTGATCTCTGTTCTGTCTGTTGGCAACGCTGCTATCTACGGCTCGTCGCGTACCTTGACCGCCTTGGCTGAGCAGCACCAGGCTCCTGCTTTCCTTGCGTATATCGATCGAAAGGGTCGCCCCCTAATGTCCATCCTTGTTGCTTCTTGCTTTGGTCTTCTGGGATTCCTCGCTGCTACGCCAAAGCAGCAGGAAGCTTTCACGTGGATGTTGGCGATTTCCGGCCTTTCGTCCGTCTTCACTTGGGCCTCCATCTGTCTTGCTCACATCCGATTCCGTCGAGGCTGGAAGACCCAGGGCCATAGCCTTGATGAACTTCCCTTCAGAGCCCAAGGTGGCGTCATCACCTCCTGGATTGGATTCATTATCAACTGCATTGTCCTTGTTGCGCAGTTCTGGACTGGGTTCGCCCCTATCGGCTATGGGGAATTGTCGCACTCCGAGAGAGTCAAAACCTGGTTCTCGACCTACCTCGCTGCACCGATTGTGCTCACATTTTACATTACATATAAACTATGGTACCGCACATCTATTGTGCATGCCAAGGATATGGATCTTACCACCGGGCGGCGAGATTTGAATCTGCAGCACTTGATTGCGGAGGAGAAGGCCGAAAGAGAGAGCTGGCCAAAATGGAAGCGGGTGTACAAAGCTTTCTGTTGA
- a CDS encoding uncharacterized protein (EggNog:ENOG410PIE4~COG:H~BUSCO:3654at33183) gives MTYYSSAPRWLARGRRWPISHLRAQQLRRSQSIAATACNGAAPVSSTSPYSLLPSQPSKHPAPPTSARQAALKQAKPFSAFLTDTFNREHDYLRISITERCNLRCLYCMPEEGVPLSPPAHLLTTPEIVYLSTLFVSQGVTKIRLTGGEPTVRKDIIPMMQQIGKLRRDGLRELCLTTNGISLHRKLDSMAEAGLTGVNLSLDTLDPFQFQLMTRRKGFEAVMKSIDRILQMNELGARIKLKINCVVMRGLNDREIIPFVEMGREKPVEVRFIEYMPFDGNKWSQGKMFPYKDMLRVIREKYPGLEKVQDHKNDTSKTYQVPGFAGRVGFITSMTHNFCGTCNRLRITSDGNLKVCLFGNAEVSLRDMIRKENSGEPIDAQALQTLGLLESAQQSARAEREGLDVHERERQLLDVIGAAVKRKKAKHAGMGELENMKNRPMILIDEPNYTPVSATSVLGQRGHMRRSRFVRQKAWTSIPTHILPSFTRSVCRAYSTKQPKNLQATSEANQASKPVPPDLPTTSHPVLPHLTPKETVHMTSISHKPEAARVATAVCRIIFSNGTPYSLLTTGEGYTKKGDVLSVARIAGIMAAKKTADIVPLAHPGLGITGVEVDIQACPSSGSDLESGNCPHGSVLITSTVHCFGRTGVEMEALTSVVGGALTVFDMCKAVDKGMVIGEARVVRKKGGKSGDWEEGKRVGGGGV, from the exons ATGACGTACTATTCAAGCGCGCCCCGATGGCTTGCGCGGGGCCGACGCTGGCCAATCTCCCACCTACGAGCGCAGCAACTCCGAAGAAGTCAGAGCATAGCCGCGACGGCGTGCAATGGCGCTGCCCCAGTCTCATCCACGTCACCCTACTCACTACTACCGTCTCAGCCATCTAAGCATCCTGCTCCGCCGACATCCGCTCGTCAAGCGGCTCTCAAGCAAGCAAAGCCCTTCTCCGCATTCCTTACCGACACATTCAACCGCGAACATGACTATCTGCGCATCAGTATCACGGAGCGCTGCAACCTACGATGCCTATACTGCATGCCAGAAGAGGGCGTCCCGCTCTCGCCTCCCGCGCATCTCCTTACGACTCCGGAGATAGTATACCTGTCTACGCTCTTCGTGTCACAAGGTGTGACCAAGATCCGTTTGACGGGCGGTGAACCCACGGTGCGAAAGGATATCATACCGATGATGCAGCAGATTGGGAAATTGCGACGAGATGGTCTGCGAGAGCTGTGTCTGACGACGAACGGTATATCTTTACACAGGAAGTTGGATAGTATGGCCGAAGCGGGGCTCACAGGGGTTAATCTGAGCCTGGACACGCTGGATCCATTCCAGTTCCAACTTATGACTCGCCGCAAGGGTTTTGAGGCGGTGATGAAGAGCATCGATCGGATCCTGCAAATGAACGAGCTTGGTGCGAGGATCAAGTTGAAGATCAACTGCGTGGTTATGCGGGGCCTGAACGATCGAGAAATCATACCGTTCGTGGAAATGGGCCGTGAGAAACCGGTCGAGGTGCGATTCATTGAATACATGCCGTTCGACGGGAACAAATGGAGCCAAGGCAAGATGTTTCCGTATAAAGATATGCTACGCGTGATCCGTGAGAAGTATCCGGGCCTGGAGAAAGTCCAGGATCACAAGAACGATACCAGCAAGACCTACCAAGTTCCCGGTTTCGCGGGACGGGTTGGCTTCATAACTAGCATGACACATAATTTCTGCGGGACTTGTAATCGACTCCGCATCACGAGTGATGGGAACCTGAAAGTTTGCCTCTTTGGAAATGCTGAGGTTTCACTTCGGGATATGATTAGGAAAGAGAATAGCGGCGAGCCGATTGATGCCCAGGCTCTGCAAACGCTAGGCCTCCTAGAATCCGCTCAACAGTCTGCTCGAGCAGAACGGGAGGGACTTGATGTCCATGAGCGGGAACGACAGCTGCTAGATGTTATCGGAGCAGCGGTGAAGCGGAAGAAGGCCAAGCATGCAGGCATGGGAGAGCTTGAGAACATGAAGAATCGGCCTATGATATTGATCG ATGAACCAAATTACACGCCTGTTTCCGCTACATCAGTTTTGGGACAGAGGGGCCACATGCGCAGAAGCCGATTTGTACGGCAGAAAGCATGGACCAGCATTCCAACCCACATTTTGCCATCATTTACCCGGTCAGTATGTCGTGCCTACTCGACCAAGCAGCCCAAGAATCTCCAAGCAACGTCCGAAGCAAATCAAGCTTCCAAACCCGTACCGCCAGATCTCCCAACAACTTCACATCCAGTCCTTCCGCATCTAACGCCCAAAGAGACTGTACATATGACCTCCATCTCCCACAAACCGGAAGCAGCCCGTGTTGCCACAGCCGTCTGTCGAATAATCTTTTCTAACGGGACACCCTACTCCCTCCTAACCACAGGGGAAGGCTACACTAAGAAAGGCGATGTGCTTTCCGTGGCACGCATAGCAGGGATTATGGCTGCAAAGAAGACGGCAGACATCGTTCCGCTAGCTCACCCGGGATTAGGAATTACAGGCGTGGAGGTTGATATCCAGGCTTGCCCGTCGTCGGGTTCGGATCTAGAGAGTGGTAATTGTCCGCATGGAAGTGTCTTAATTACGTCAACAGTGCACTGTTTTGGACGAACGGGCGTGGAGATGGAGGCGCTGACGTCCGTAGTCGGGGGTGCATTGACGGTGTTTGATATGTGCAAGGCTGTTGATAAAGGGATGGTTATTGGAGAGGCGAGGGTTGTCCGCAAGAAGGGAGGCAAGAGTGGAGATTGGGAGGAGGGCAAGAGAgttggtggtggtggtgtaTAA